The Antedon mediterranea chromosome 11, ecAntMedi1.1, whole genome shotgun sequence genome window below encodes:
- the LOC140062191 gene encoding uncharacterized protein, which yields MGCNSSKVDIQPRSSSDAWSSNKPTSKKGRPNSNLVRVKPKNKSDADVTKEQPPQTEIIVQKDSNQNDFVVDGTPVNRGISSATSKTSTHTFDSGLEADYAHVITESCDPNLIKTVEEENRPPTPEFMVSGTQIEARKRSGGKRRNKESADILAELQSQGIVTRPASRFGGGLAFEVNLDSSEENKQIRPPPRLAKLKKKKKKSKKTKEEIDAKIQAAEERRKKKEAEMIERLNTARKEIQVQTALDESERSQKKQLEVKIDVTQDKAAENRKARMEALKEKLKQKQRHAEKVRQAKIERMKEGKHESEMTSEV from the exons ATGGGATGTAATAGTTCGAAAGTTGATATACAACCACGATCTAGTAGCGACGCTTGGTCCTCTAATAAGCCCACTTCCAAGAAAGGTCGTCCAAACTCAAATTTAGTTCGTGTTAAACCCAAGAACAAGTCAGATGCTGACGTCACTAAGGAGCAGCCACCTCAAACTGAAATTATCGTGCAGAAAGACAGTAATCAAAATGACTTTGTAGTTGATGGAACACCGGTAAATAGAGGTATTTCGTCTGCAACAAGTAAAACTTCAACTCATACATTTGATAGTGGGTTAGAAGCAGACTATGCTCATGTTATTACGGAATCATGTGATCCGAATTTGATTAAAACCGTGGAAGAAGAGAATCGACCTCCCACACCAG AATTTATGGTGAGTGGCACTCAAATAGAAGCAAGAAAACGAAGTGGTGGAAAACGACGAAACAAAGAAAGCGCTGACATCCTTGCTGAACTCCAAAGTCAGGGGATTGTAACCAGACCAGCTTCAAGATTTGGTGGAGGGCTAGCATTCGAAGTTAATTTAGACTCAAGTGAAGAAAACAAGCAAATAAGACCACCACCGAGACTAGCTAAgttaaagaagaaaaagaagaaatcgAAGAAGACTAAAGAGGAAATTGACGCTAAAATACAAGCTGCAGAGGAAAGAAGAAAG AAGAAAGAAGCAGAAATGATAGAAAGACTGAACACAGCGAGAAAAGAAATTCAAGTCCAAACAGCATTAGACGAATCAGAACGTTCTCAAAAGAAACAATTGGAAGTAAAAATAGATGTTACCCAAGACAAGGCGGCAGAAAATAGGAAAGCAAGAATGGAAGCATTAAAGGAGAAATTAAAACAGAAACAACGACACGCTGAGAAGGTACGACAGGCAAAAATTGAACGAATGAAAGAAGGAAAACACGAATCAGAAATGACATCTGAGGTCTGA